In Tenebrio molitor chromosome 8, icTenMoli1.1, whole genome shotgun sequence, a genomic segment contains:
- the LOC138136750 gene encoding collagen alpha-1(V) chain-like — translation MLSRIIPKTEVTTNQFLFLLFVWSLPIKTLSQNDEAIADLISKADLWEESHGIRRILGRCFNNTEDRQPLRSDWAYRFNENQVSLSSGDLFPQSFPRDFSVLLVARTTPGHTYNLFTIYSEDGEEQLAVSLGSDIAFYYQDVGDSVEFGLPVDDGEWHRLAFSVKGNSVTLIHECNQTTTRALERRSSSRLSTDGITMIGFDLSNEEYFNGDLQLFKIAPTPDEAYEMCKNHAPDCGYLLRHRSASTYSYQTTRTGFASSGGSSYNYNSSSSNSGFNQSTVNTIDLEDLNELVRESGGSRFLVNQESGSVSLTTPNRGDVDDYDDDNFDFFGNSSFTSEVSYNESNFGNVTDGDNEYSTEVSVDYDLNEDTYYYNPNRGAPGPRGDTGPPGPPGPPGPRGESGRNGLDGLSGQPGPPGHVFMVPMNMQSNEKGPDGQAENFRQLLSQHMMSMRGIEGPMGLTGISGPQGPPGPEGNKGEPGDIGEPGPPGLRGSTGSPGREGRRGRPGRDGERGLTGPPGPKGEQGLVGLPGLPGDKGERGAVGAVGEPGLRGHDGMQGDEGPPGLPGLPGEMGPRGFTGPRGIPGVPGPPGIPGNEGPTGNKGHLGPPGQPGSPGQPGPQGAMGPPGPQGLLGPPGIMGPHGKAGIPGLPGPEGLPGTPGNPGVPGPKGEQGSMGHQGPVGFPGARGVKGDEGKRGIQGEKGDKGDKGTEGEKGEPGPKGNVGIVGIPGSPGLEGPEGPKGFDGPRGETGNIGPTGEKGKDGPAGLPGYPGAPGEKGDKGATGKTGEPGEKGERGNQGAAGERGETGPRGFRGPRGRRGREGLQGPKGDTGQPGSPGPQGEIGPPGPEGPRGFTGSPGPPGPSGKDGITGPPGERGPPGEPGSPGSIGAPGVIGPPGPMGEVGPVGESGAPGSPGVPGEPGMPGESGKEGAPGAVGPEGKPGTPGPTGLPGFPGERGLPGLPGMPGLKGETGPPGLPGVVGDKGQQGEAGKDGAQGPEGRRGPSGSPGPGGSKGERGEIGPPGPSGRDGIPGLRGLPGAPGPVGSPGEDGDKGDVGPPGEKGFKGGKGDAGPPGSGGPQGPRGEPGPVGPTGEKGPPGQMGRQGAKGEDGPTGLPGPPGPAGLQGLPGPPGAKGEIGDFGQKGPIGPAGTPGESGPRGAKGADGLPGLPGPEGPSGPKGDTGAPGTTGPPGTDGKPGERGQQGQKGEDGKTGAQGAPGPRGPPGTEGPKGSPGPAGFPGPPGEAGLVGPKGEPGKDGEEGQQGEQGLQGNPGPPGPIGPPGLPGKPGQEGPAGLQGTTGLPGEKGDVGIAGPLGPPGAPGPQGVPGSQGPPGLTGAPGPAGENGPQGASGPSGLPGKTGEVGPKGPKGDRGRRGPKGHRGEMGMVGMKGEMGEKGDRGPKGSPGPEGRKGDTGPVGPAGLKGSDGPGGPPGGDGPTGPKGSDGQTGMKGEPGPPGAPGPPGPPAEMPLLPPELLFERELNRERRAIEDIVTEYEDEVESKKTQEETSDEENDITVKFLEMYSTIYTMRQDLERVRKPVGTRENPVRTCRDLYYGHPQFPDGWYWIDPNLGMIDDAIYVFCNVTAQGETCVFPDIHSANMPNIPWKKEGPKNNWYSQLRGGFKITYETVGIVQMTFLKLLSQEAHQNFTYTCINSAAWYNDKTNNHDMSIKFLGENDHEFSRVKTKPHVVTDGCQSRKSKSETVFEIRTEKLDRLPIVDFLPVDYGLPNQAFGFSVGPVCLK, via the exons ATGTTGTCTCGCATCATTCCGAAGACTGAAGTCACCACAAATCAATTTCTATTTCTTCTATTCGTGTGGAGTTTACCAATCAAAACACTGTCGCAAAATG ACGAGGCTATTGCAGATTTAATCAGCAAGGCGGACTTGTGGGAGGAATCTCACGGAATTAGGCGAATATTGGGGCGATGCTTCAACAACACCGAAGACCGACAACCCTTGAGGTCTGATTGGGCCTATCGCTTCAACGAAAATCAAGTCTCTTTGAGCAGTGGCGACCTCTTTCCTCAAAGCTTTCCAAGAGATTTCTCCGTTCTTCTAGTGGCCAGAACCACTCCTGGGCACACTTACAATCTGTTTACCATCTACAGCGAAGACGGTGAAGAACAACTCGCGGTGTCACTCGGAAGCGACATCGCCTTCTACTACCAAGACGTCGGTGACTCTGTGGAATTTGGATTGCCAGTGGATGACGGGGA ATGGCATCGTCTAGCTTTCAGTGTGAAGGGAAACTCAGTGACTCTGATTCATGAGTGCAACCAGACCACCACAAGAGCTCTAGAAAGGCGCTCATCTTCTAGGCTGAGCACAGATGGGATTACCATGATCGGCTTCGACTTATCCAACGAGGAGTATTTTAAT GGTGACTTGCAACTGTTCAAAATTGCACCAACCCCAGACGAGGCCTACGAGATGTGCAAGAACCACGCTCCGGATTGTGGTTATCTTCTAAGGCACAGAAGCGCTTCTACTTACTCGTACCAAACAACAAGAACCGGATTTGCTTCTTCTGGGGGGAGCTCGTATAATTACAATTCTAGCTCCTCCAATTCGGGGTTCAATCAGTCAACTGTCAACACCATAGATCTAGAAGACTTGAATGAGTTGGTACGAGAAAGTGGTGGCTCCAGATTTCTAGTCAACCAAGAAAGTGGTTCAGTTTCTTTGACAACACCAAATCGTGGCGACGTCGACGACTACGACGACGACAACTTCGATTTCTTTGGAAATTCGTCTTTTACTTCTGAGGTGTCGTACAATGAATCGAATTTTGGGAATGTGACAGATGGTGACAACGAGTACAGCACGGAAGTGTCAGTAGACTATGATTTGAACGAAGATACGTATTATTATAACCCAAATCGGGGAGCACCAGGTCCTAGAGGAGACACAGGACCGCCTGGACCACCTGGACCACCAGGTCCTAGAGGTGAGTCCGGTAGAAATGGTTTGGATGGACTGAGCGGCCAACCTGGCCCTCCTGGTCACGTCTTCATGGTACCG ATGAACATGCAAAGTAACGAAAAAGGACCAGATGGTCAAGCGGAAAACTTCCGCCAATTGTTGTCCCAACACATG ATGTCGATGAGAGGTATCGAGGGTCCCATGGGACTCACTGGGATTTCGGGACCGCAGGGTCCTCCGGGACCCGAAGGAAACAAAGGCGAGCCTGGAGATATCGGCGAGCCTGGTCCGCCGGGTCTGAGAGGTTCGACAGGAAGTCCCGGGAGAGAAGGACGCAGAGGACGCCCAGGACGCGACGGCGAACGAGGTTTGACTGGTCCTCCGGGTCCCAAAGGGGAACAAGGACTGGTAGGTCTACCTGGACTGCCTGGAGACAAAGGGGAGAGAGGAGCGGTTGGAGCTGTGGGAGAGCCGGGTTTGAGAGGACATGATGGAATGCAAGGCGACGAGGGACCTCCGGGTTTGCCAGGGTTGCCTGGTGAAATGGGTCCGAGGGGTTTTACAGGACCGAGGGGAATTCCAGGAGTTCCGGGACCGCCAGGAATCCCGGGAAATGAAGGTCCGACGGGGAATAAAGGGCATCTGGGACCACCAGGACAGCCTGGATCTCCCGGACAACCGGGACCTCAAGGGGCAATGGGACCGCCGGGGCCCCAAGGACTGCTTGGTCCTCCGGGAATTATG GGCCCGCACGGGAAAGCAGGTATTCCTGGGTTGCCTGGACCTGAGGGTTTACCAGGTACTCCAGGAAATCCGGGCGTTCCGGGTCCCAAAGGAGAACAAGGATCGATGGGACATCAAGGACCAGTTGGATTTCCGGGAGCGCGGGGAGTCAAAGGTGACGAAGGGAAACGCGGAATCCAAGGAGAAAAAGGAGATAAGGGTGATAAAGGAACAGAAGGGGAAAAGGGAGAGCCGGGTCCGAAAGGAAATGTCGGAATAGTTGGTATTCCTGGAAGTCCGGGCTTGGAAGGACCAGAAGGACCAAAA GGATTTGATGGTCCTAGAGGAGAAACTGGTAATATAGGTCCAACTGGCGAAAAAGGTAAAGATGGACCAGCAGGTCTACCCGGTTATCCTGGAGCTCCTGGAGAAAAGGGCGATAAAGGAGCAACTGGCAAAACTGGAGAACCTGGCGAAAAGGGTGAAAGG GGTAATCAAGGAGCCGCTGGTGAGAGAGGTGAAACAGGTCCTCGAGGGTTCCGCGGCCCTCGTGGTCGCAGAGGTCGCGAAGGCTTGCAAGGACCCAAAGGTGACACCGGTCAACCCGGATCTCCAGGACCTCAGGGCGAAATAGGACCACCTGGTCCCGAAGGACCTCGAGGATTTACAGGATCTCCAGGACCACCTGGTCCCAGCGGCAAAGACGGAATTACTGGACCACCCGGCGAACGCGGACCTCCT GGTGAACCAGGATCACCAGGTTCTATTGGAGCTCCTGGAGTTATTGGACCACCAGGACCTATGGGTGAAGTAGGTCCGGTGGGAGAGTCTGGAGCTCCTGGAAGTCCAGGTGTTCCAGGTGAGCCAGGAATGCCGGGAGAATCTGGAAAAGAAGGGGCCCCTGGAGCTGTCGGTCCTGAAGGAAAACCAGGAACTCCCGGCCCAACGGGTCTTCCAGGGTTTCCGGGAGAACGAGGACTGCCTGGATTACCA GGTATGCCGGGGTTAAAAGGTGAGACGGGTCCTCCAGGTCTTCCTGGTGTTGTTGGTGACAAGGGTCAACAAGGGGAAGCGGGTAAAGATGGCGCGCAAGGACCTGAAGGCAGAAGAGGACCTTCAGGTTCTCCGGGACCTGGTGGGTCAAAAGGGGAAAGAGGAGAAATTGGCCCACCAGGTCCGTCAGGTAGAGACGGCATACCAGGACTGAGAGGTTTGCCTGGAGCTCCAGGACCAGTTGGATCACCTGGAGAAGATGGTGATAAAGGAGACGTGGGACCTCCTGGTGAAAAAGGATTTAAAGGGGGTAAAGGAGACGCT ggTCCTCCTGGTAGTGGTGGACCTCAGGGCCCACGCGGTGAACCAGGACCAGTAGGACCTACTGGCGAAAAAGGTCCTCCAGGACAAATGGGAAGGCAAGGCGCAAAAGGCGAAGACGGACCAACCGGACTACCAGGTCCTCCAGGACCTGCAGGATTACAAGGCTTGCCCGGACCACCTGGAGCTAAAGGCGAAATCGGTGATTTTGGTCAAAAAGGACCCATCGGTCCAGCTGGAACACCAGGAGAGTCAGGTCCCAGAGGAGCAAAAGGAGCCGATGGATTACCAGGACTTCCCGGCCCTGAAGGTCCTTCAGGACCCAAAGGTGACACAGGTGCACCAGGAACTACAGGACCTCCAGGAACTGACGGAAAGcct GGTGAACGTGGACAACAAGGCCAGAAGGGTGAAGACGGTAAAACTGGTGCTCAAGGAGCTCCAGGTCCAAGGGGTCCTCCTGGTACTGAAGGACCAAAAGGATCACCAGGACCTGCCGGTTTTCCTGGACCTCCAGGAGAAGCAGGATTGGTAGGTCCTAAAGGAGAACCTGGAAAGGATGGTGAAGAAGGCCAACAGGGCGAACAGGGTCTACAAGGTAACCCTGGACCACCAGGCCCAATAGGACCGCCAGGACTCCCCGGAAAACCT GGTCAAGAAGGACCAGCGGGATTACAAGGAACCACAGGACTACCTGGCGAAAAAGGCGATGTAGGAATTGCAGGACCACTAGGTCCACCTGGCGCACCTGGACCTCAGGGCGTCCCAGGATCGCAAGGACCACCAGGTCTGACTGGAGCACCCGGTCCTGCAGGAGAAAATGGACCCCAAGGAGCAAGCGGACCGTCTGGACTTCCAGGAAAAACGGGCGAAGTGGGACCTAAGGGACCTAAAGGCGACCGGGGAAGGCGCGGTCCAAAGGGACACAGGGGGGAAATGGGAATGGTCGGAATGAAGGGCGAAATGGGTGAAAAAGGAGACAGAGGACCCAAAGGATCACCTGGGCCTGAAGGACGCAAAGGAGATACA GGACCTGTCGGTCCTGCAGGATTAAAGGGTAGCGACGGACCTGGAGGTCCTCCAGGAGGAGACGGCCCAACAGGACCAAAAGGTTCGGACGGCCAAACAGGAATGAAAGGCGAGCCGGGACCTCCCGGAGCTCCAGGTCCGCCAGGACCTCCAGCTGAGATGCCTCTACTGCCTCCGGAGCTTTTATTCGAGAGAGAATTGAACAGAGAAAGACGCGCCATAGAAGATATTGT CACCGAATATGAAGACGAAGTGGAGAGTAAGAAGACCCAAGAAGAGACGAGTGACGAAGAAAATGACATAACCGTAAAGTTTCTGGAAATGTACAGTACTATCTACACGATGAGACAAGATCTGGAGAGGGTGAGGAAACCAGTTGGGACACGAGAAAATCCAGTACGGACCTGCAGGGATCTCTACTATGGCCACCCTCAATTCCCCGATG GATGGTACTGGATTGATCCAAATTTGGGAATGATAGACGACGCGATTTACGTCTTTTGCAACGTGACAGCTCAAGGCGAAACTTGTGTCTTTCCCGACATCCACAGTGCGAACATGCCCAACATACCCTGGAAGAAAGAAGGACCGAAGAACAACTGGTACTCTCAGCTCCGCGGAGGCTTCAAA ATAACTTACGAAACTGTCGGGATCGTCCAGATGACCTTCTTGAAACTGCTGTCTCAAGAGGCCCACCAGAACTTCACCTACACCTGCATCAACAGCGCTGCGTGGTACAACGACAAAACTAATAACCATGACATGTCGATTAAATTTTTGGGAGAAAACGATCATGAATTTTCTCGCGTTAAAACCAAACCTCACGTGGTCACTGATGGGTGCCAATCGAGAAAAAGCAAAAGCGAAACAGTTTTCGAGATAAGAACGGAAAAACTGGATCGATTACCTATTGTAGACTTTTTGCCAGTCGATTATGGACTGCCTAACCAAGCTTTCGGTTTTTCGGTGGGACCTGTTTGCCTAAAGTAA
- the LOC138137141 gene encoding uncharacterized protein, with product MWRIIMTSLLYVVVIESRPMELLEGPLWLQDESISPAELFLRRNPDVLSQRSLHQNMYNPDTEYDLILPRSLANKRAITMFSRWSPLSSIGKQRTPIRSNPNTLPFNQIRDRQHGQPLRWG from the exons ATGTGGCGAATAATAATGACGAGTTTGTTGTACGTGGTGGTGATCGAAAGCCGGCCGATGGAGCTCCTCGAAGGACCTCTCTGGCTGCAGGACGAATCAATCTCACCAGCCGAATTATTTCTTAGGAGAAATCCGGACGTTCTCAGTCAACGAAGCCTCCACCAGAACATGTACAATCCTG acaCCGAGTACGACTTGATCCTGCCTCGATCCTTGGCAAACAAGCGCGCCATCACCATGTTCTCCCGTTGGAGCCCCCTGAGCAGCATCGGAAAGCAAAGAACTCCGATCCGAAGCAATCCCAACACGCTACCCTTCAACCAGATAAGAGACAGACAGCATGGCCAGCCTTTGAGATGGGGTTAG